In Atopobium sp. oral taxon 416, the genomic stretch GGACATCGAGTCTGCATCTGGTGCGGCTACGGCGAGCGCAACGGCCGCAAAGCCCGAAACCTTTGCGCAGCGCAAGGCGCGCCTCGAGCGTGAACGCAAGGCTAAGGAGAACAGCGAAGCTCAGACAAATGCCGCGTTCGATAGGAGCGATACGGATGAGGCAGGGGAGTCACGCCCCGGTGCGGATTCGGATGAGGATCTCCCTGCTGCGGCGAAGACCAGGCCGGTCAAGCCCTCGCTTGCTGACCTCTATGCGATGACTCCGAAATCCCATGCAGCGCTCGGCGCGAAAGAGGAATCTGTTGCAAAGCAGGCTGGGGCACCGTCTGCCGCTGAGGCGAAGCAGCCTCAAGCGGAGACACCGAAACCTGTTCAGGAAGAGCAGCCGGCTGCAGGGCAGGCAGCACCTGCCGATCAGCAGACATCTGCCCCTGCGGCGCCACAGGCTCAGCCGGCAAAGGAGAGGGTAGGCGAAAGCGCTTCAAAACCGGCCGGTGCAGCCCCAGAGTCTGAAAGCACTGCGACCAGCGAACCTGCTACCACAACCGGAGAGGAGGATGACTGATGCCGATCGGTCCAGCACGGATGCCCCTGCGCGATCACTTAGGAGAGCTCAGGCGGCGTCTCACGATTGTTATTGTTTCTGTGTTGGCGACGGCGGTCGTGATCTACTTTGCTACCCCGACGCTGATCGATATTCTGCTCGACCCATTGCGCAGCGTGATGGGCGCAGACGCAAGGCTGACGGTCCTCACGATCCTCGGTGGCTTTACGATCCGCTTTAAGGTC encodes the following:
- a CDS encoding twin-arginine translocase TatA/TatE family subunit; the protein is MFGIGETEFVIILIFAFLIFGPDKLPGMGRTIGRAFRQFRDAQDNVTKVVQSEIVDPINSGMNEPAAKKRAEAAKAAQAEDADIESASGAATASATAAKPETFAQRKARLERERKAKENSEAQTNAAFDRSDTDEAGESRPGADSDEDLPAAAKTRPVKPSLADLYAMTPKSHAALGAKEESVAKQAGAPSAAEAKQPQAETPKPVQEEQPAAGQAAPADQQTSAPAAPQAQPAKERVGESASKPAGAAPESESTATSEPATTTGEEDD